One window of Myxocyprinus asiaticus isolate MX2 ecotype Aquarium Trade chromosome 6, UBuf_Myxa_2, whole genome shotgun sequence genomic DNA carries:
- the LOC127442066 gene encoding cullin-3-A-like: MASLPDPNPNMSNLKPGTKKDTKMRIRAFPMTMDEKYVNNIWDLLKNAIQEIQRKNNSGLSFEELYRNAYTMVLHKHGEKLYTGLREVVTEHLINKVREEVLHSLNNNFLQTLNQAWNDHQTAMVMIRDILMYMDRVYVQQNNVENVYNLGLIIFRDQVVRYGCIRDHLRQTLLDMIARERRGEMVDRGAIRNACQMLMVLGLEGRSVYEEDFEIPFLDMSAEFFQMESQKFLAENSASVYIKKVEARINEEIERVVHCLDKSTEEPIVKVVERELISKHMKTIVEMENSGLVHMLKNGKTEDLACMYKLFGRVPNGLKTMCECMSWYLREQGKALVSEEGEGKNPVDYIQGLLDLKSRFDRFLQESFNNDRLFKQTIAGDFEYFLNLNSRSPEYLSLFIDDKLKKGVKGLTEQEVESILDKAMVLFRFMQEKDVFERYYKQHLARRLLTNKSVSDDSEKNMISKLKTECGCQFTSKLEGMFRDMSISNTTMDEFRHHLQTSQVSLCGVDLTVRVLTTGYWPTQSATPKCNIPPSPRHAFEVFRRFYLAKHSGRQLTLQHHMGSADLNATFYGPIKKEDGSDVGVGGALLTGSNTRKHILQVSTFQMTILMLFNNRDKFTFEEIQQETDIPERELVRALQSLACGKPTQRVLTKEPKSKEIENGHVFTVNDQFTSKLHRVKIQTVAAKQGESDPERKETRQKVDDDRKHEIEAAIVRIMKSRKRMQHNVLVAEVTQQLRVRFLPSPVVIKKRIEGLIEREYLARTPEDRKVYTYVA, from the exons atGACCATGGATGAGAAGTATGTCAATAACATCTGGGATCTTCTGAAGAACGCCATCCAGGAGATCCAGAGGAAGAACAACAGTGGGCTGAGCTTCGAGGAGCTCTACAGGAACGCATACACCATGGTGCTGCACAAACACGGGGAGAAGCTCTACACAGGCCTGAGGGAGGTGGTCACCGAACATCTCATTAACAAA GTACGAGAAGAAGTGCTTCACTCATTAAACAACAATTTCCTGCAAACGTTAAATCAAGCATGGAATGATCACCAAACGGCCATGGTCATGATTAGGGATATCTTAATGTACATG GATCGTGTGTATGTTCAGCAGAATAATGTGGAGAATGTGTATAATCTCGGCTTGATCATTTTCAGAGATCAGGTGGTGCGGTACGGCTGCATCAGAGACCACCTCAGACAAACTCTGCTGGACATGATCGCTCGAGAACGCAGGGGAGAGATGGTCGACAG GGGGGCCATCAGGAATGCCTGTCAGATGCTGATGGTTTTGGGGTTAGAAGGCCGGTCCGTATACGAGGAGGATTTTGAAATCCCATTCTTAGACATGTCTGCTGAGTTCTTCCAG ATGGAGAGTCAGAAGTTTCTTGCGGAGAACAGCGCAAGCGTCTACATCAAGAAAGTGGAGGCTCGGATAAACGAAGAGATCGAGCGTGTGGTGCACTGCCTAGATAAATCTACTGAGGAGCCCATCGTGAAGGTGGTGGAGAGAGAGCTCATCTCCAAACACATGAAGACCATCGTAGAGATGGAGAACTCGGGGCTGGTCCACATGTTGAAGAACGGCAAGACAGAGG ACCTGGCATGCATGTATAAGTTGTTTGGTCGTGTTCCGAATGGGCTAAAGACGATGTGCGAGTGTATGAGCTGGTATTTGAGAGAACAAGGCAAAGCGCTGGTGTCAGAGGAGGGAGAGGGCAAGAACCCTGTCGACTACATCCAG GGTTTGTTGGACTTGAAATCGCGTTTCGACCGGTTCCTGCAGGAATCCTTCAACAACGACAGGCTCTTCAAACAGACTATCGCCGGAGACTTTGAGTATTTCCTCAACCTCAATTCCAGATCGCCCGAGTACCTCTCACTTTTTATTGACGACAAACTCAAGAAAGGAGTGAAGGGG CTGACAGAACAAGAGGTGGAGTCTATCCTGGATAAAGCCATGGTGCTGTTCCGGTTCATGCAAGAGAAGGATGTGTTTGAGCGTTACTACAAACAGCATCTGGCCAGAAGACTCCTCACCAACAAGAGCGTCTCAGATGACTCTGAGAAAAACATGATCTCCAAACTTAAG acggAGTGTGGTTGTCAGTTCACATCTAAACTGGAGGGCATGTTTAGAGACATGAGCATCTCTAATACCACTATGGACGAGTTCCGCCATCATCTGCAGACTTCACAG GTGTCTCTCTGTGGTGTTGATCTCACAGTGAGAGTTCTGACCACAGGTTATTGGCCCACACAGTCGGCCACACCCAAATGCAACATCCCGCCCTCCCCCCGCCACGCCTTTGAAGTCTTCAGAAG GTTTTATTTGGCTAAGCACAGCGGCAGGCAGCTCACACTCCAGCACCACATGGGCTCTGCAGACCTCAACGCCACCTTCTACGGCCCAATTAAGAAG GAGGATGGGTCAGAtgtgggtgtgggcggggctttgCTAACAGGCTCAAATACAAGGAAGCACATTCTACAGGTGTCCACTTTCCAGATGACCATCCTAATGCTCTTCAACAACAGAGACAAGTTCACCTTTGAG GAGATCCAACAGGAGACAGATATCCCTGAGCGCGAATTGGTCCGTGCTCTGCAGTCTCTCGCCTGCGGGAAACCCACCCAGCGAGTTCTCACGAAAGAGCCCAAGAGTAAAGAAATCGAAAATGGCCATGTGTTTACAGTCAATGACCAGTTTACCTCCAAACTGCACAGAGTCAAAATACAAACAG TTGCTGCTAAACAAGGCGAGTCAGATCCGGAACGGAAAGAGACACGGCAGAAAGTGGACGACGACAGGAAGCATGAAATTGAGGCTGCCATTGTACGCATCATGAAATCACGAAAGAGAATGCAGCACAACGTACTGGTAGCAGAG GTGACCCAACAGCTGAGGGTGCGGTTTCTGCCGAGCCCTGTGGTAATTAAAAAGCGCATTGAAGGACTTATAGAAAGAGAATATTTGGCACGGACGCCAGAGGACCGTAAAGTCTACACATATGTTGCGTAG